Below is a window of Humulus lupulus chromosome 2, drHumLupu1.1, whole genome shotgun sequence DNA.
ccaaaaagggtgatatgccaacccgttctggagtattcctttccaaagagtagtgtcccaaaacacctcaggaagaggaagacataagacaatatccctatgcctcagcagtaggcagtctaatgtatgccatgttgtgtacaagacctgacatttgttatgcagtagggatagtcagccattatcaatccaatcttggattgagtcattggactgcagtaaagaatattctcaagtttctttgaaatactagagattatatattcaggtggagacctgaaccccactggttacactgattctgattttcaatcagatagagatagtcagaaatcgacttctggatcaatgtttactcttggaggaggagcggtagtctggaaaagtattaaacaaaccagaattgcagactccaccatggaagtcgagtatatagcggcttgtgaagcagctaaggaggctgtgtggctcaaaaatttctattctgatctggaagttgtgccagatgtggataagccactagtcctatactgtgacaacagtggggcagtagctaactcaaaggaaccacggagtcacaagaggggaaagcacatcgagaggaagtatcacttgctaagagagatagttcatcgaggagatgttgcagttatgaagatagcttcagagcataatcttgtagatcctttcacaaagactttatctataaaatcttttaaggagcatgtaagaaacatgggaatgagataGATGCGTCATTTGCTTAAGGGAAGTaggagattgttggaaatgtgctctgaaagcatatgtagtagacattgtttttatgaaataaataaatgaactgaatttgttatgcatatattttatggactatattattatgtgataatattaagtaaatatcaggaaaatacctaagttcatatatgtgatctccaacatgtattggtacgggaggattgtgtttgagataaatgaacttgaatagttcgcactAAAATagagttatggaatctttagattaattactgcaagcacggtccactagtattatgaatacatgtgatctagatccggatcactagtatggtaggacactttagtggaggtgctttatatattagagaatatatagaactggaccagatatgtttattaatacttagttaaataccgtttcgaagtattaattaaatatatcaactgatgatcatatacaaatagatcttgatcctgaagttactatgaactcttatttatgttatttgagttctttgattcacttgttagggtctgtcagaatgatcaggctagaaacttttgttttgggaactcattaatgtagatggctggggacataaaatactgatatggaatctatgtcttctcgcaagagattgaatgatggttctcttaagggttgacttttgggactgaaaggttattgagctcaaattcataatttagttatgaattaaccttcactagtagagtcaatggtacttaaggaaacaagagataattaaaagggtaaaatggtaattttattcccgattaattatgaaccattattagagggtcaagttgtatgcaatgattatatcaatggacgctttatgattataaagtactcagtaaatgaaatgtctataattacaagagtgcagtctcatatttatagtggaataattatgagattaatacattaagattatttaattaaagagtttaattaataatctcaaatttattggagcttggaattataggtcaataggtccccatagcggctctatcaacactgttcaaggtaagagttgatatgaagggaaaatagtttaaagacatatttaagaagaaatttgttcttcagccaaatatgcaattatatgataatagtgattatttaattaattacaaattagttgtagttaataaaattaattaatatttaattattgtttaattttcgaaattatattaaataattaaagtaatttcgaaatttaattaaataattaattaattataattttcgaaattataataaattaaatatttatttttcaaaaattttggatttaattaattggtagaattaattaaatatctttatttgagtgggagataataatgtgataagttcaaattggatttgaatttaaaagattaatatttattcaaataattaattatatttgataattaattaaaaagataattaatttaaatttgaattcaaattttgaattagtTATTAGGTTGTTAGATCATATCTGACAAAAcagtttgaaaaaataattaaataaaaattgaaaaaatcacatccctaaaattagggaggctactcgtgcacacacagtccatagactatgtgtggcgtgtagggcaattttcagggatgagattttcatttttatttatttaattaattaattaatggataattcaaaaattggtttttggattttttcattaatagaataattaattaattaaaaagtaaattgtaaaatgtttacagatttattttttaaaatttgaatattttcttttaagtatgactaatcagaaaaatattcagaggGGTGTGTGTGAGACAACtcagaacattcgctctgtgaaaaatagaacgatagttttctctccctaaaaataaagaaccaattctcaggcctattctcttgatctcatgtgttgagtacatcaagtagaatcacaaataaactatcattcattctctaagtgcccacacatttcttgaggtgtagagaactctttggaagatctttgtgtgagtacgtgggagcagcttggataggaagatcgttctaaatacgaaaagatagcaaggacacttgataggcttcaagaggtatgatttctattattatcttgcttatgattaatgtatgtatattaatggatctgcatatttaaaggcaGTTTAAATATGTCacaaaattttttgttgtatactgggccaaccacaacaccattccactgcgtattaggaaactcgttcctaacacccTCGTCATCAAATTGAAGGGAAACCCCACTCGATGAGTGCCATTGAAGGTCCATTCAGTGCCTGGCGGGGTTAAATCTTGCAGGATAGTGTCCTAAATACTCTCCTCATAGAGTTTGTCCTGTAAGTCCCTATACTCATCAGTTTCTAAGGTAGgcaatttgaaaattttattgatATTACTTCTGTGAAATTTCACAGTTTTTCTCCTTACAGTTGCTTCCCAAGTATAGTCATGGTGAAAAGCATTAGCGTAAAACTCTCGATCTACAGGGATGATAGCAGCAATTGGAGGAGCACAGAAAACCTCCCACTTATGGGCTCTAATCACTGATGTATACTCTTCAGGAACAATAAACTCTTCTTTCCTATTGGTAGCAAATCCTCTCTCCCTAATAAGGCTACGCTTCTTATCTTGAATGTACCTAGAATTGGCCATTGGGTTGACAAACCTAGGCACATCCTCAAAATTTAGGTCGTCCTCTTCTCTATGGGTGGGGGAGgtggttgttgtttttttttttttttttttccagtttTAGTTCTTTTTCTACTTGTGGACATTATGACACAAGAACCAAAACTACTCAAAATAATACACACACCACCAACAATTTACTTAAGAGGACCAATTGCAAAAGTGATAGCAATGTTCAATATATAAGATTCCACAATCAAAACAAGcacaagaacaatgatcaattccTTCAAATTGCAAAATCCCCAAATGTACACCTTAGAATAGGAAAATGGCAAAATTATCCAAATAAATTGAAGAGCTAATGAAATTGAACATAAAAATAAGCAACTATAATTCTCAATTTCACCAAGGTCACtttaatttaacaaaatcatCTAAAAAAATTTGGACCCAAAATTAGGTCAAAATTTCCCAATTGCAAAATCAAGCAAACTCAATACAAATGCAAATCCAACAACATGCAATACAATTATTTCAATGATAGGTTAAGAATCCAGAAATAACAAATATTTATCAAACACCACACACAAATTTCAGATTCAAGAGCTAATCAAGAAAATTTTCCTCAAAAACACAATGTAGAACTTAAGAGGAGAAAGATGAAGGAGACTTACAATGGTAGATGATGATGGAGAGAAAATTGAGAATGAATAAAGGAGAAATATACTTACAATACCCTTGATTGATATGGtctcttgtaaaaaaaatattaaagagagaagaagaatgagagaaaaagaaaggagggGATGAAGAAAAGaggaaagtaaaaaaaaaatgagagggAGAAGAAAGAGAGTTTGATAGGAAggcaaatatataaatattattattattattattaatttttttattttttaaatagaaaTACGTGATCCTGCGGCCGCAGGACACCATTCCTGTGGTCGCAGGATTGCTCGTAATTGGCGTGGACCTCTAGACCTGCGGCCGCAGAAAGTGATTCTTGCAGTCGCAGGATTCTCCTCCTTGCGCCTAGACTTCTGGACCTGCGACTGCAGATAGTGGTTCTTGCGGTCGCAGGAATGCTATAGAAACCACAacttcatcaattttttttattcttcttctttccttttttttttcttttctcgtTTTTTTTCACGTATTTCACGATGACAAAATCCAAAATATttacaagaaaataaaaataaataaataaataaaataaaccaaaatctaataaaaaaaataaaaattgtctcaATTAAAATagcttaaaaactaaaaaaaaacttaaatgaacttgggatgcctcccaatggcGCTGTCTTTAACGTCATTTAGTCGGACGATGAACTCCTCATTAAAGAGGCTTCAACAACATAATGGACTTGGCTTGATCAATGGGACCACCCAAGTATGGCTTCACTCGTTGACCGATCACCTTGAATGTTTCATTATTTCGATTTTTCAACTCCAACGACCCATAACGAAACACCGTTACTACTGTGTACGGTCCCGACCATCTCGATTTCAACTTGCCTGGAAAAAGTTTCAACCTTATATTGAACAATAATACCCGCTGACCGGGTTGAAATTATTTGCGAgataagttcttgtcatgccatcTCTTGGTGCGTTCCTTGTAAATCTTATCATTCTCATAGGCTCCATTCCTAAACTCATCAAGTTCATTCAATTGCATTAGCCTATTCTTCCTAGCTGCATTCAAATCCATATTCATTCTTCTCATTGCCCAATATGCTCGATCTTCTAACTCCACCGATAAATAACAAGCCTTACCAAAAACCAACCGATAAGGAGATATGCCAATGGGGGTCTTAAATGCCGTTCTATAAGCCCATAAAGCGTCATCAAGCTTTTTAGACCaatccttccttgagctattaaCGATCTTTTTAAGAATGCTCTTGACCTCCCTATTAGAAATTTCTACTTGCCCATTAGACTATGGATGATAAGGCAAAGCAGTTCTATGTCGTACTCCATactaagtgagcaaagcatcAAACCATTTATTACAAAAATGACTCCCTTCATTGCTTAAGATAGCTCGGGGAGTTCCAAACCAAGTAAAAATATTCTTATGCAAAAAAATTAGAACTACTTTACCATCATTCGTAGGAGTTGCtgctgcttccacccatttagacaaATAGTCCACAACGAGCAGTATATACTTGTTATTGTAGGATGATGGAAAGGGGTCCATGAAATCAATCCCCCACACATCGAACAACTCAACTTCAAGAATAACATTCAGCGACATCTCATCTCTTTGTGATATGTTACAAGAGCGTTGAAATCTATCACAAGACTTTAAAAAAGTATTTGCATCTTTAAATAAAGTAGGCCAAAAGAAACCAAATTGCAATACCTTTGCTGATGTCCTGGTAGCACCAAAATGACCCCCACAATGAAGAGTGTGACAATGGTTGAGAATAGAGATCATTTCATCTTCTGGTACACAACGACGAATTATTTGGTCAGCACAACGTTTATAGAGGATGggctcctcccaataataatgTTTGATCTCATAGTAGAATTTCTTCAACTGTGCTCTAGACATATCAGGAGGCACAACCTTTGCCACTAGGAAATTGACATAATCTGCATACCCTGGTGCTTTGGCTTTGTCACTCACCTCGAACAATTGCTCATCTGGAAAATAATCATTGATTTGCACTTTATTAGTAATTTGATCTTCCTCAACTTCCAGCCTAGACAAATGATCCGCCACAAGATTCTCGGTACCCTTTTTATCTCGAATTTCCATATCGAATTCTTGGAGTAATAAGACCCACCGAATGAGACAGGGTTTGGCATATTTCTTTGTCATGAGATATTTAATAGCAGAGTGGTCCATGTGCACAATCACCTTATTCCCAATTAAATACGGACGGAACTTATCGAAAGCATAAACTATAGCTAGAAGTTCTTTTTCTGTTGTTGCTTAATTtagttgagcatcatttaaagttcgaCTAGCATAGTATATGGTTCGAAATACCTTGTCCACTCGCTGCCCAAGAACTGTTCCAACCGCATAATCACTAGCGTCGCACATAAGCTCAGATGGAAGGTCCCAATTAGGTGCACACACTATAGGCGCTGAAATTACCTTATCCTTGAGAGTCTTGAAAGTAGTCAAACATTCTCCATTAAAATCAAAAGGGACCCCATTCATTAGCAAGGTGAACAAAGGCTTTGAAACCTTAGAAAAATCATTGATAAATCTCCGATAAAACCCCGCATGGCCCAAGAAACTCCTCACTCCTTTAACTGAAATTGGAGTTAGCAAATTCTCCATAGTAGAAATCTTGGCCCGATCCACTTCAATGCCTTTACTAGAAATTTTGTGTCCCAAGACAATCCCTTCTCTCACCATAAAGTGGCACTTCTCCCAATTAAGTACCAAATTTGATTCTTCACAACGTTTAAGAACCGCTTCTAGGTGATCCAAGCATTCATCAAAATCAGACCCGAACACcgagaaatcatccataaaaatttcaatacTTTTCTCTACCATGTCGGAGAAAATAGCCATCATGCACCTTTGAAAAGTGGCTGGTGCATTACAAAGACCGAAAGGCATCCTTCGAAAAGCAAAGGTACCATATGGGTAGGTGAATAttgtcttctcttgatcctcCAGAGCGATGGCAATTTGGTGGTAACCTGAATACCCATCTAGGAAACAATAATAACTGTGGCTTGCAAGCCTATCAAGCATTTGATCTACGAATGGCAGCGGGAAATGGTCCTTCCTCGTCGCCTTATTCAGCTTGCGGTAGTCAATACAAATCCTCCATCCCGTCATAGTACGAGCAGGGATGAGTTCATTGTCCTCATTTTTTACCAGAGTTATTCCTCCCTTTTTAGGCACCACTTGAACAGGGCTCGCCCAAGCACTGTCAGAAATAGGATAGACCACCCCCGCATCCAACTAGTTAAGTATTTGCTTCCGAACAACATCCTTCATAGAGGGATTTAGCCTTCGTTGAGCTTCAATGGAAGGTTTGCTATCTTATTCCATAAGAATTTTGTGCATTACCATTGGAGGGCTAATTCCTCGAATATCAGCCAAAGTCCACCCAATAGCACGTTTATGGgccctcaaaaccctcaaaagttttTCTACTTCACCTTTTGACAGCAATGAAGAAAAAAGAACAGGCAACGTTTCTTTCTCCCCCAATTACACATAACAAAGATGCTCCGGTAAAGACTTCAACTCAAAGACTGGAGGCTTCTTAATAGGTGGTATGGGGCGCTCAGGCACTTGCCCcaattcttcaaatttcttctTGTAATATGGACCATAAGAATTGATCCATTTCACATACTCATGAGTCTCCCAATCCTCCTCTTCATTATCATCACCCGACGCCAAAGCCAATTCAAGAGGATCATTAGTAATCCTCTTTTTCGAAACCACCTCATCAATCACCTTAACATTAAAGCAACTATCACTTGCTCTTGGATAAGACATAGCCTTAAATACATTAAAGACCACTTCTTCCCCTTGAACTCTCAACCTCAACTCACCCTTTTTCACATCAATTGGGCTTGCCCGGTAGCCAAGAATGGTCTCCCAAGAATAATGGGAACCTTTGTATCCTCCTCCATGTCTAGAATAATGAAATCCGTTGGAAAAATAAACTTGTCTACCTTGACTAGCACATCTTCAATAACTCCCCTTGGGTGCTTGATTGATTGATCCGCGAGTTGAAGAGTAATAGTTGTAGGCTTTGCCTCACCAAGGCCAAGCTTCCGAAAAACAGATAGAGGCATGAGAttgatacttgctccaagatcacAAAGAGCATGTTTGCATTCAAATTTCCCTATAGTACAAGGGATAGTAAAACTCCCTGGATCTTGAAGCTTTTGTGGAAGTTTCCTTTGGATAATTGCACTGCACTCTTGAATAAGTGCTACTGTCTCAAAGTCTTCCAACCTTCGTTTCTTCGATAAAATctctttcatgaatttcacataactcggcatttgctccaaagcctcagcaaatgggatgttaatgtgaagctttttaaacacctcacgAAACTTTGAGAATTTTTTGTCAAGAGAATTCTTTCGGCGTCGTTGTGGATACGGGATTTTGACATTAGAATCAACAACTACCGGTTGAATCTTCTCCTTGGTTGCAAGGCCTTCAGTAAAATTTTCCTCCACTTGGGGCTCAACTTTTTCACAACTCTCCTCTTCTTCTGCCTTTTTTTCTTGAGTCCCCTTTAGAGAAGGACCCTAAATTTCTTTCCCGCTCGTCAAGGTGATAGCTTGACACTGCTCCTTAGGATTTACCATAGTATTGCTAGGAAAATTCTCTTGAGGCCTAGTATTCaacatattggccaactgccccACTTGCATCTCCAAATTTCTGATGGAGGATCTAGTCTCAGTCATAAACtgagtttgagtgttggtgagagtCAATAGGGTAGCCTGCAATTCACTAGGCTATTCTGTAGGAGCTAGTGGCATAGGTTGCTGAGAGGTTGATGCTTGTGGTGGAGCTTGAGTCATAGGCCATTGATACTGTGGTTGAAACGGTTGTTGTTGTTCCTTATTATTTCTCCAAGAAAAGTTAGGATGGTTTATCCACCCTGGATTATACGCGTTGGAGTAGGGGTTGTTGTACGGCCTCTGAAAATTACCCACTGCCTGGACTTGAGCTTGATCTAATGGGACATTGTTGGGATCTAAAGTAGCTTGGCACTGGTCAAAAGGATGAGGCCCCCCACACAATTCACACATTACTTGGGCTTGCACAACTTGGGCAGACATGGTATTTTGTTGCAACTGCTTAGTTAGAGATGCAACTTGAGCAGTTAAGGCTGTGATTGCATCTAGTTCATGAACCCCTGCAACCTTTTTATTACTACACGCTCGTTCACTTGGCCATTGGTAATTATTAGTGGCCATTTCCTCTAAGAGctcataagcttcattagcaCTTTTGCTCATAAACGCTCCTCCCGCTGCTGCATCAATGATTGTGCGAGTGGTACTGCACAAACCATTGTAAAATttgtggaccaacatccacttctcaataccGTGGTGGGGACATTTTTTGATCAAGTCTTtgaacctgtaacgccctacttccttagagccgttactaagtgagttttaagacaaaacagtgtgcaatgagctcgctaaccgaggtttttaaacaaaagtgtgactaaataaaagttaaggctgtaatcttagaaaaatgcgtcgtttcaataaaacttctagtattaaacatttgggatcccaaaagaaggtttgaaaactatttacatcttgaaatgagtttacagttgattgatcataaaaatcatagattattacagccattttcgaataaacccccaaccaaagcagtcgggcaggccaaacatgtacgcgtcgcttcacgctctccgtactcatggttggttgactcagtctt
It encodes the following:
- the LOC133814703 gene encoding uncharacterized protein LOC133814703, with the protein product MKEILSKKRRLEDFETVALIQECSAIIQRKLPQKLQDPGSFTIPCTIGKFECKHALCDLGASINLMPLSVFRKLGLGEAKPTTITLQLADQSIKHPRGVIEDVLVKVDKFIFPTDFIILDMEEDTKVPIILGRPFLATGQAQLM